The sequence ATGACATCTCCTCATCCTAGCCATGCCATCAGTTTAATGCTGGTGGGATTCTTGAGCGCGAGGATTCAAAAACAACGATTTATTCAGGAAGACTTTATTTCTATAGCTTTAATTGTATTTGGCATGGCTGTTGTAGGTGAAACAATTACAGCAGCACAGTATATGTTGCAGGGCGATCGCAACTGGGGGGAAATTTGGATTGACTATCAGCTAATTGCCTTAGCATCAGCTATTGTTAGTAGCCTCTGGGCTCCTGTAGTTTACTACCCGCTCAATCGCTGG comes from Oculatellaceae cyanobacterium and encodes:
- the mreD gene encoding rod shape-determining protein MreD, whose amino-acid sequence is MIKISKLSLRTRQILNGFVIVFSVILCLLILPTRLSGMEIFGFSPNWLLIWVVTWSIKRSPVQGAFAGLVLGLIQDGMTSPHPSHAISLMLVGFLSARIQKQRFIQEDFISIALIVFGMAVVGETITAAQYMLQGDRNWGEIWIDYQLIALASAIVSSLWAPVVYYPLNRWWVQMNLLQQS